A genomic region of bacterium contains the following coding sequences:
- a CDS encoding CcmD family protein, whose translation MQLLYLFTAYSLIWLALAAFLWRMASQINRLQRDLDQIEGK comes from the coding sequence ATGCAGCTTCTCTATCTATTCACCGCTTATTCTCTGATCTGGCTGGCCCTGGCCGCCTTCCTCTGGCGCATGGCTTCGCAAATCAACCGGCTCCAACGCGATCTCGATCAAATCGAAGGGAAATAG